From the Hordeum vulgare subsp. vulgare chromosome 1H, MorexV3_pseudomolecules_assembly, whole genome shotgun sequence genome, the window TTCTAATTTTCCACAATAAGACTTTTGTTTCAAAAATTGCAACACTATATTTCGCCGCCGCGTCTAATTTTATACGACAACAaccttgttgcaaaaaaattgaaaaaacatCTTCGGTCACATCGCGCCATTTGCCGCAGTCGTCGCTGCCTCTCTTCCGCAACAACGTCATTGTTGCAACAACATATCTTAAAGTTGTTATTGCAAACAACAACATGGGTCCGAGCGCTAGTAGTGGACATGAACATACACGTGCGGAGCCAACGTTGCTTGGCTAGTTACAAAGCCACTTTCTGAAACAAAGCACGAGTGCAGAAACGTACAAATGAAAGGATTTCTCTTGTCCATCCGATTAAAACTACATCCGACGGACACGGAGACGATGGACACCATGCAATGGATTTACCGACTGAAGGCAAAGATTTCATGGACTTTTTTTGGAATTTACGAACAAATTCTAGAGTAAtagaaacatttttgaaaaacatgaacattttttggcaAATAATGACCACTATTATTGACATGCGGCCGTTTTTTGAAATCCCAAAACAAAAGTTGAAAACACGAACGTATTTTGAAACTACCGAACAAAATTAAAAACacgatttatttttatttttttaaacaccTGAAAATTAAGAAAATGTGGatgttttttggaatttatgaacaAGTTTTCAATTGGTGATCAAATTTTTTAAAAACAGAAATATCTTTTGCAAACAATGACCATTTTTATAAATGGGGATATTTTTTAAAAGGTTGTGAATAGTTTAAAGAAAAACATACCAAATAAAATTTGGAAACACAAAATAAATTGAAAATTGCGAAGAATGTTTGaaacgtgaacattttttgaactcaTGAAAAAGGACATTTTGCGAAATATTGTTGAAACAGGAAATTTTTTGTCCAACTATTTATAGTGGAAAAATTATTTTTGAAAGTCTGACTTTTCTGAAAAGTAGAAATATTTTTTAATATCATGAAAAAAAAATCTAAATCACAaagatttataaaaaaataaaaaataaaggaaagaaaGTAAATTAAAATTGAAAAATGAAAGTGAAATAGAAAGTCATAAAAAAACGAAAcagaagcaaaagaaaaaaaacaatggaaaataagaaaaaaaaaggaaaacgatATTAACAGCACAAAGAAGAAAACTGGTGCGGGAACCTTCTTAAAGTTTTTGAAAACCAGAAAAAACGAGCTGGAACTTCACAACCGGGGATGTTCAAACCCTTAAATGGGCCGGGCAATCCAATAACCGTTTGGTCGCTTGCCTATTTGAAGCATGGGAGAGCAACTATTTAGCGAGCACTCCCTCACAAATATTCCAGCTATCAGTTTCAGCACCGTCACTTGGCGCGTTTTTAATCGCCGACAGGTGTCGCGTTCTGAGTGTTTTcttcaatttttttttgttttttagtacGTGCTTTTATTTTTTGagtgattttttccggattttttGGTGTTCCGGTTTTTCTCCGGTCTTTCGTAACCTTTGGATGGGAAAAAATCAACAGATTTTTTCCCGTGAAAAAaccatatttttgttttttatgaaaataaaatattttttctgttttttgtgagagacacggttttgcttctgTGAGAGGCGCGGTTTTGCCTTTGCGAGAGGCATGtcggaaaaggaaaaaagaatagttttctatttatttttttggcaaaaggcacgattttgccttcgcAAGAGGCACGCCCGAGCCTCTCGGATAGGGAAAAAAATGtgatttctgtttttttttatgatgcacggttttgcttccgcgaaaggcaaTGTTTTTGACTTCGCGAAAGGCACGCCTGTGTCTCTCCTGAAAGGAAAATAACGCGTTTTCTGCTTTTTTTTcgtgagagacacggttttgcctttgcgacAGGCAAAACCCGCGCCtctcgaaaaaggaaaattgtgttTTTTTTCTATCGCGTGAGGCATGATTTTTTCATCCggttttttcttttggttttattCGTGAAAAAAAAGTTTATCAAAACCTAATAACATtgtatctagttttgaagatctcgatgtGAGAAATACAACAGTGAAAACGGTTCAAGATTTGGAcgcacggtttaagagataaaacgttttgagaatacggatctacgaaaaaagggAAAACTTCCAGGTTGTGACAAGTGGCACACATGCAATACGCCACTTGTCGCAATTTATGAAGATGTGTATTCGATAACTAATGACTTCGAAAGCGCTGGCTTCTTGTTCCCGATGGGGGAACGGTGTAGCCTAGTGGGTGATCCAGGAGCAATGTTACATCTACGTAAATGTTTACGTACGTTTACGTAATAGTCTGACTTAGCAATAACTGATTGGATTAAGAGAAGGATGATGCCCACCCACCCCTAAAAATCACGGGGGCATGTTTAGAGTAGTTGGAAGGTTTAGTAAACTTATGTATGCTTTAGTAGATCTAGCATTTTCGGTGATCCAGCTCAGGACCAGAATAGCGAGAAACTGTCGAGTGTTCAAACAGGCCAGCGACTGGCAACCGATAGATGGGCCTACCCATTAGCGTAGGCAATGAGAGTGATTTCAGTTTTGGAACCATCCAAAAGATTCCTGACCTGCTTTGCgtttattattttctattttatatttGCAGGTCTACtcaatttttcttttcttttcttaaaATACAAAAGTTATAAAATTTAGTACCTATTAtaaatttaaaaatatataattgtgACATCTTTCCAAAACTGATCTAAAAAGATTATGCATTTTTCGTCATTTAAAAGAATATATTTTTTCAAAACTATTTGTGTTTCGAAAAAATATTTGCAAATCTAAAAACAATTCATGTGGTACAAAACATACCAAGTTTTCAAAAATTATTCACAATTTTGAAATAaccaaaaaaatttaaaaatcatTCTTATTTTCTAGAAGTGTTTATTTTTCCAAATAAGACTTCTGCATGTAAGAGACTTGAGCTTAAAGAACTACCGGATTTGCTGGAGTAAAGGTACAACACCGTCATAATATCTCTTCCTAATATAttatatctctccctaataataaagcaaatagggtttctggtcgtccgtcatggtatttttgcaaaaaaaacctcTGTTTCCTcgaaatcaacccgcggtccctGTGTAAGTGCATCTGAAAAAACGTTTCCAGCGACCGCATCTTCAGCTCGCGATGCGGACGGCCGGGCCGACACTGGGCGGCGCGGGAGGCTAGCAGGCaggggcggcgcggcgacggggATGGCCGGGCCGGAGCACGGCGAGGCCGGGGACGAGATCCCACTTGCGACCAATCCTTCTTTGCCCCTGTCTCTCCCCGCCTCGCCGTCCCGAATCTTTTCTTAGGAAGGCGGCGAGATCTGGCCGCGTCCGCGCACAGGTGAGGCGTCGGACCCCTCCTCACCTCCACCCTGCTttccctgctcctcctcctccgcctcccatTCGCCCGCCGTCCCGCTCCCGATGGCGGCACCGCGCGGCTCTACAAGGGCCGCGTCCGGCACTCGCGCCGGCGCCCGGCGGGGCACGCCTTCGAGTACGCCGTGCGCTACGCCCTCATCGACCTcgacctcctccccctcccagaCCACCCCTACGCCGTCGACGCCCGCGTCATCGCCTCCACTTCCGGCCCTGTGTAAGGCGGCCCTGCTGACGCGTTTCTCAACCCTCTCACGCGTTTCCTAGAACAAATCTCACACCACTTCTTGGAAGTACTCTATTGCAAAAATCACACCGCTTGCTGTAGTAGTATGTAAAACATGTCTGGAATTTTTTTGTATGTGTAAATTTTCCTCACTTGCGCCGAggtgattttttttgtatttgtgtGAATATGTATAGAAGTTGTGAATTACTTCGTTTGCTCTTTTTCTCAAATGAAACAGTTTTGGCTCTATCCTGTTGGGTATATAACTGGGACATCCATTGTACATTTGTATTTTATACCGCTCTTAGACCATAGTGGCTCAAGTCAATCATGCAATTGGGGCTGAGGGGATTATCAGTACAGAATGCAAGGAAGTAGTGAGAGAGTATGGAGAGATGATCCTCGAGATGCTTGTAGCACAGGTTTGTCAGTTGCTCATGTTATCTTGGCAATTGGATTATTGTTATTACAATCTTCTCACCGATCTTGAATTCTCTAACCAATTACAAGAATACTAATACTAAGTTGTCATTGAACAGACAAGGCCACAGAAAGTGTGCAGTCAGATCGGTCTGTGTGTATTTGATGGTAGTCAATCTGTCAGGTTAGTACAATATACGCATGCAGCCGTATTTCCCATTTCTAAACATGTGTATCTCAATGttatcataacagttttgctttcATGAATGACTATGGAGTAACCAAATTGAATCTGTCGTTAATAAGAAAGAGAAGCGAGGCTCTGATCTTCTCTGCACGGCTTGTGAGATGACTGTTGTCTGGATACAGAATCAGCTCCGTAAAAACCAAACGGAAGAGCTCATCTTGCAGTATGCGAATCAGGTCAGTATCACCAGTATTTTCTGATTGTCCAGTGGTGAAGAGTGTGATAATGGTCCGATTCCAATGCGAATTGAGATTTCATGTTGTATGAAGATATCATGTCTTTGATTTGTACAAAAGATTTCTCTCAGATAGTGATTTTGAGATAGATAGCACAAGTACTGTTTTGgatttgaaatgcattgtatacTAAATATAATTTACTTGTGACATACGGTTTACAGGATCTAGCCAATGCATTAAATATTCATTAGCTTGGATGAAATTATTAGCTTTGTGGGTTGCATATCAGGATTTACTTCATTCTACTTACTGTTGAACTTAGTAATTTGTGCAATGCTAAAAGCTGCTTTCATGACCTTGTACCTAGaaatctctttgaacatcttgtAAAGTTCAGTGTAGCACATGCATCATGCATGAGCTTGGCCAGCATTATTTATTTTCTAACTATGCCAATCTACTGCCTTTGTATAGGGACCAGAAATTCGCACAGGCTTTCTGAAAGACGGCAAGCCTATAAAGCTGAATCAGGGGCAAGAGATTACCATAAGCACATATTATACCATCAAGGGTGATGAGACCATGATTTCCATAAGCTATCAAAAGTTGGCTATAGACGTGAAGCCTGGGAGCACTATACTATACTACCAAAAGTTGGAAGCACGGGTATCGGCCAGCCAAAGGGTGGATGAAGCAGAGGACGACGAGAACGCAAGGATGCACATGCTTCGGTTAGCCAAGGTGCGGCCGGAGCAAAGGACGATGAGGGGATGTAGCCCAGGGCTGCCGAGGTGGTCGGAAGCAGGGACGAGGAGAGGCGAGGACGGAGCGGCACGACCGCAAGCGCTGCTGGTGGAGGGAGAGCATGCATCGAGGAGGCAGGGTGAGTACGCCATCCACCAGTGCCGGCTGAGAGCACGCCGCTGTGACCTGTTCGCCACTGGCAGAGCCTTCTCTTGTTGCCATGTCTGTCTTGGATTGAATTCGTGACGGTGTCCTTCTCCAACACAAAACAATGGATTGCTCGACCAGGGCTGGACTTCGCTGAGGATTCTCGGCTGGCGTCTCCATCACGTTGCGTAGTTGGACCAGAAAATCCATCAAATCCTGGAGTAGTGGGACCAGAAAAGCATCATGTTGGCTTCAAGTTCGTCGGAGGAAGAAGCTTCGAGTTCACCGGAGGTAGAAGAACATATGTCGAGCTGTCCAATAACGATGGCTACACCAGAGGTATGTAATGCCTCGACACCCTTAAAAACAACCCTGCTACTTTGGTTGTCAACTTCTGGTGCCTCTATTCCTCACAGTTTCAGTTATAGCGAGCAATAGTCCGACCGGTCATGTAAAAACTTAAAATCAAGTAACCTTGATCTTAGAACTAAAAGTTGTTTCATGGTTAACTGAACTTGATCATGGAACTTTCCTTTGTTTGCACTGTTGTATAATGAATTTGCTTCCCTCAGATCTAcccaaagtctgcgagggttgttTGAAGCAGACTTTTTTGACGACCTTGAAGAAGCTACTCAAACTGAAAGTCAGGTGGCGTCGCCTATGATGAGAAGTGAAGTAGATCCTATTCGGAACTGCAAATGGATAGGCTTACCGCTTACGGAACAGAAAGCATACCATGAAGGCGCAGTTGAACGCAGCGAGTTGCAGACGTGCACAAACTTTACATGAGCAtagaaaaatggaaaaaaaatgtGTGACATAAATAACTTAAATGCAATATGGTAGTTGTCATTGTATTATCGTTTGCTTTATTTACAaacatgatagttgttgttgtagtttctgTTTGCTTTTGTTACAATATAAGCAATCCTTCATATCATGTGGAGAAAAAAGATCACTACACCTTCATACGGTTCAGGCATGTCTTTTTTGACCTATACACATACAAAGACACACAACAGAAATATGAGGACCTTTGGAGAAAAAAATACCTTCCATGGGTCCGGTTCCCCATAGAAACAATTGTTCATGAACTAAATGAAATTATAGTACCCAATACCCAACTATGCGAGCAAGGTCCAAATTATAGTACATGAATCCTCTGAGAAAGGAAATATAGGCATTGTTCAATTTATTATACTTAATTGAATAAATTTAAAATCTATAATCATGCAAGTCATCTTATGATCTATGGATATTAAATTTTACGAAAAAAAAGTAAAATAAGACTACTAAAATAATGATGCAAGTAGTTTCTGCCTTCATAATCATGCAGGTCATCTTATATCTCTTAcaaaaaacaaattttcaagtTTGTGCCGAGCAGTTTCTGCCTTTATTTACAACTTAACTTTCAATTGCTACTGATACAGATGCAAGTAGCTGTTCTTCGGAGCTGCTGGGCAGCCATTCATATGGAGGAAATTGTTTCTATTAgtaccttttattttcttttgcttggAGAGTTCGTATAGGTATTAGTCGGTACTATATATAATCATTTGTCGTATGTTTACATACCTACTTGCATTTCAAAGACGGTGCGGAGTTCAAGTAGATGTTGACGAAGAACATGATGGGAGGGGGGTCAAATACGAAATACATGATCCAAAAATCGACAATCTAACCCGGTACAACGCACGAGCACTTttactagtaataataaagcaaattcggTTTCTGGTCGTACGTCTTggaaattacccctaaagtttgcataaatgacccaccatgccaccggtaaataatagaaaacgtttcacaaagcgaaaaatcttggactgggccggcccatgtaaaaacctcctatattacgctctgcacgcttggagaatatccagcacactgTATGGGCcgacccatgtaaaaacctcctatattacgctctgcatgcttggagaatatccagcacaccgtatgggccggcccatgcataggcgcctgcttttagttccgtttatttatttattttcaattccgttttattttttttattttaaataatttagaacttcaaataatctttaaatttttaataaactgaaaattataaatcaacatactaaaaaaactaaaatgtttgtgacttcaaaaactgctcggagttttgtaaaaaatgctcgcatatacaataaaatgtttgcaattttcgaaaaatgtttgtacaataagaaaagtccatgatctcaaatacaattccatgtattaaaaattactaaaggcatttaacaaaatgctttctaattcaaaatatgttaatgcatttaaaaactgtcctaaaattttaaaaatagctaatgcctgttttgataggttctttttttatttaaaattttccgttccattttcgtttatttataatttatataatttagaattacaaaaacttttgcaaaataaaataggaattttgaattaaaatgctgacgaatttttattttgaattaaaaataggattctAAAAAGCGCAGGATTTTTTATTTttcgcaaattccaaaacaatgtccatgaattttataaatatattactgatttataaaaatgtttgtttattcagaaaaactttatgcgtttcaaaaaatgtttgtgaatttaaaataacatcctccaacataaaaaatgtaaagattgcttcaaattgtgaataaatttaaaagaagaaacattttcttgcatttgtgcacaaaatttctaaatcaaacgatgatatgtgaacataatatggtcaccatcattggagattatgttttttgttccgtggcaacgcacgggtcaTTTTGGTAGTAAGAATAACGTAGCCACAGTTGACGATTATGTCCAGACTTCTCTTGTCCATCGATTCCATTCCTCATCATCGTCCATATAATTTTGAACCCTGGGCGTTATCTCACACCTTGCCTTATGGACATGCTTCAGAAAACGAGTGTCCAAAGCTTCCAAAAAAGATATTATAGACGATTTTTCACTTGATGGGGGTAATTAGTGTCACAAATGTACAACTACAGGATAAAAAGCGGAATTCACTCAAACTATAAATATCCACCTCTTTGGGTATGATCAGATGTTATGAGCACAATACATTAATTTATCATATTGCTATGCATTTGAAATTAACAATGGATGGACCTGAATGGATATTTAGGGGATGCAGTTGGATGGCCGTCTCGCGTATC encodes:
- the LOC123421584 gene encoding aspartic proteinase-like, encoding MILEMLVAQTRPQKVCSQIGLCVFDGSQSVSNQIESVVNKKEKRGSDLLCTACEMTVVWIQNQLRKNQTEELILQYANQVSITSIF